The genomic region TCTATGCTGCACGGGCAGGCGCATGAGATGCATCAGGTAGCTGATGCCGATACCGAAAACAAAGAAGTAGACAATAATAAACAAGGCCAGTGAAGCGGCCAGAGAGCTGATGTCGTGATTGGACACCGCGTCGGCGGTACGCATGATGCCATACACTACCCAGGGCTGGCGGCCTATTTCCGTGGTAAACCAGCCGGCCAGGATGGCGATTACCCCGGCAGGGCCCATCCATAATGTCATACGCAGGAATCCCTGGTGGCTGTACAAACTGCCTCGGTAGCGTAAACATAAACTCCACAGGCCCAGGGCAATCATCAGCATGCCCAGTCCGACCATGACGCGGAAAGACCAGAAGATGATGCTGGCATTGGGCCGGTCTTCCGGCGGGAAATCCTTGAGCGCCGGCACCTGACCGTCCCAGCTGTGAGTCAGGATCAGGCTGCCCAGATGCGGGATGCCCACGGCGAAACGGGTGGTTTCCGCTTCCATGTCCGGTAGGCCGAACAGCAATAACGGCACGCCGCCCTCATGATGCTCCCAGTGCCCTTCCATGGCTGCCAGCTTGGCGGGCTGATGTTTGAGCGTGTTCAGGCCGTGCAAGTCTCCGACGACTGCCTGTAGTGGTGCAACCACCACCAGCATCCACATGGCCATCGACAGCATGGTGCGGGTTGCCTCCGTCTTTTGTCCTTTCAGGATATGCCATGCGCCGGCTGCCCCGACGATCAGAGCCGTTGCCAGGAAGGCGGCAATGCCCATATGGACCAGGCGATAGGGGAAAGACGGGTTGAAAATGATGGCCCACCAGTCGACGGGGACCACGACGCCATCCAATATCTCGAAACCTTGGGGGGTCTGCATCCAACTATTGGATGCCAGGATCCAGGTCGCTGAAATCAGCGTACCCAGGGCTACCATCGCTGTGGAGAACAGGTGCAGCCCAGGTCCCACCCGACTCCACCCGAACATCATTACGCCGAGAAAGCCGGCCTCAAGAAAAAATGCGGTCAATACTTCGTAAGTGAGCAAAGGGCCGGTAACGCTGCCGGCAAAAGCAGAGAAGCCGCTCCAGTTCGTACCGAACTGATAAGCCATGACTAGCCCCGAGACCACGCCCATACCAAAGTTGACGCCGAATATCTTGAGCCAGTAGTGGTAGAGGTCCTTGTATACTTCGCGTCCGGTTTTCAACCATAAGGCTTCCAGCACGAACAGGTAACTGGCAAGACCGATGGTGATTGCTGGAAAGATGATATGGAAGGATACAGTGAACGCAAACTGGATGCGCGCCAGGTCCAGTGCTGAAATGTCTGGCATGGTGGTATTCTAACTCCTTGATAAACAACCTGAAGGCATGTCTAACCTAAAAAAGTTGCCTGGAACTCAAGATCGCTAGCTTACGGTGAGTCCTTGCCTCCCAATAGACCCAGATTCATCAAAAAATATCCATCACAGATGTCATGACAAGTGAAATCTCAGGGAGCAAAGCGCGCAGCCTGGGCCTCTATTGTCTCGATCGCCAGATCGAAATCCATGGATTTGTCGAAGAAATGATCCACCCCCAGCTCATTCGCCATTTGCCGGTATTGCGGATAGGTGTGGTTGGTCAGGATCAGGTAGGTGGGGCGGGGAAATGGGTAGTCGGGCCGTTGGGTTGCCTTGATGACTTCAAAACCATTGCCTTGGGCTAGTTCGATATCCACGAGCAATAGGTCGAATGGCTGTTTGTAAAGCTGTGCGATGGCTTCATCCTGGCTTAACGCGACACCTTTGAAGGATAAGCCACGACAGTCGGACAGGATATCCATGATCGTTTCGCGCAATAGCGACGAGTCTTCGACCAGCAATACTTTCATTGTTTTCGTATGCGGCTCCACGCTACTGCGTCTTTCCTTCATGATGATATTCATGGGCTCAAACTCATTGCTTGTGAATTCTATCGGGCAATATAAAGCACTGCCATCCGCCTTACTCCTACAATCTCTGACGTTGATTGCAGCCATGATTATGATATCAACTGATTCTTGATGGCATAGTAAGTGAGATCTGCATTGGTCTTCAAGCTCATTTTTTCCATGATGCGGGTACGGTAAGTGCTGACAGTTTTCACACTGATGCAGAGTTCTTCGCCGATTTCAGTGGCGCTCAGGCCGCTGGCAAGTTTGAAGAATACCTGGAATTCCCGGTCTGAAAGCGTTTCATGCAGCAGCTTTTCCGAGGGGTTGCTCAGTTCGTTAGTCATCAGCTCGGCAAGTTCGGCCGAGATGTAGCGCTTGCCGTTGGCAACGGTGCGGATCGCCTTGATGATCTCCTCCGAGTCCGCATCCTTTGAAAGGTAGCCTTTGCATCCGCTGCGCATGAGGTTGAGTGCATATTGTTCTTCGCCGTAGCCACTCAGGATCAGTACGGGCAACTCTGGCGCAACATGTCGCAGGTCGTGCAAGGTGTCCACGCCGTTCTTGTCTGGCATGGCGATGTCCATCACGATCGCATCATATTGATTGCTGCGTACCAGCTTGATGGCCTCTAGTCCCGAGGCGGCCTCTCCGGTCACCTCGAGGTCGGATTCCAGTTCAATTAGGTTGCGCAATCCCTGTCGGACAATATTGTGGTCATCAACCAATAATATTTTTTTCATGTATGCTGACGATCCTTGTCATCAAATAATCTATAGTGATTTGAGGATACTAAGATGGCTTGCCGGTCTCTGCAAGCCATCATCCAAGCTTGCCGGTGCGGTTGGCAATGCCAATGCTTCAATCGTCCTTGCCCAGGGCATAGCCCACCAGCACACCCGCTCCCACTGCCAGTGATAATGTGAGCAAGGAAGGCTTACGCAGCCATTGTCGCGGTTGGATCCGGCTGTTTTTCAATACCTGGGACAACTCCTTGTCCAACGACTCGGACCATTCGGAAAAATTTTCTGAAAGTTGCTCGATTACATGCTCTGTGGCGTTACTGTGTGCGTCTGGATCCAGAATGTCCCTGAGGCTTTCGAGCAGAGCCAAGGCTTCCTTCTTGCTGTCCCGGGCCTTGTTTTCCAGCTTGCGACCCAGCTTGCGTACGGATGCCTTGCCTGCCTTGGCGCTATCGCTCAGGGTTTCCTGGGCCGTCTCCGCTAGCTCGGAAGCCTGGTCTTTTATTTCGCTTGCTGTGTTGCTGTTGAACATGTCGTGCTCCAATACTGTCTATGAAAAAATCTCACAAAAATCCGCACCGCTCTCCTAAATACCGCGTGGCTGATCAACGCTTGTGAAAAATACCCGCAACCAAGGAGACGATGGTGATGATCAGAAAAACGAAGAACAGGATCTTGGCAATTTCTGCCGCCCCTGCCGCTATCCCGCTAAAGCCGAAAAAAGCAGCGATCAATGCGATGACAAAGAAAATTACGGAATAATGCAGCATCATTTTTCTCCTTGGCTGGTCAGTCTACGGTTTACACTGTAGGCTTTTGGTCCGTCAGGAATTAGCAGACAGCCACTGAATCGCTTGTCAGAAAATACTTACACGATGTTTGGAATGTCATGAATATCAACGCCATCGGCAACAAAATGAAGGGGTGGGCAGAGAGTCTGGTCAAGCGGCTCGGGGGAAAGGTATTGGCCATTCTGTTTGCCTCCATGATCTTGGCATTGGTGTCCGTGATGTTCA from Methylobacillus flagellatus KT harbors:
- a CDS encoding cytochrome ubiquinol oxidase subunit I, which codes for MPDISALDLARIQFAFTVSFHIIFPAITIGLASYLFVLEALWLKTGREVYKDLYHYWLKIFGVNFGMGVVSGLVMAYQFGTNWSGFSAFAGSVTGPLLTYEVLTAFFLEAGFLGVMMFGWSRVGPGLHLFSTAMVALGTLISATWILASNSWMQTPQGFEILDGVVVPVDWWAIIFNPSFPYRLVHMGIAAFLATALIVGAAGAWHILKGQKTEATRTMLSMAMWMLVVVAPLQAVVGDLHGLNTLKHQPAKLAAMEGHWEHHEGGVPLLLFGLPDMEAETTRFAVGIPHLGSLILTHSWDGQVPALKDFPPEDRPNASIIFWSFRVMVGLGMLMIALGLWSLCLRYRGSLYSHQGFLRMTLWMGPAGVIAILAGWFTTEIGRQPWVVYGIMRTADAVSNHDISSLAASLALFIIVYFFVFGIGISYLMHLMRLPVQHRAPEPEGGPGQPRQPMRPLSTPDASFSLESQLPNTKES
- a CDS encoding response regulator, which translates into the protein MNIIMKERRSSVEPHTKTMKVLLVEDSSLLRETIMDILSDCRGLSFKGVALSQDEAIAQLYKQPFDLLLVDIELAQGNGFEVIKATQRPDYPFPRPTYLILTNHTYPQYRQMANELGVDHFFDKSMDFDLAIETIEAQAARFAP
- a CDS encoding response regulator: MKKILLVDDHNIVRQGLRNLIELESDLEVTGEAASGLEAIKLVRSNQYDAIVMDIAMPDKNGVDTLHDLRHVAPELPVLILSGYGEEQYALNLMRSGCKGYLSKDADSEEIIKAIRTVANGKRYISAELAELMTNELSNPSEKLLHETLSDREFQVFFKLASGLSATEIGEELCISVKTVSTYRTRIMEKMSLKTNADLTYYAIKNQLIS
- a CDS encoding DUF1328 domain-containing protein is translated as MLHYSVIFFVIALIAAFFGFSGIAAGAAEIAKILFFVFLIITIVSLVAGIFHKR